The sequence below is a genomic window from Micromonospora aurantiaca ATCC 27029.
GCTGGCTGCGACGGCGCCGCGAGCGCGTCGAGGAGCGGCACGACGACCTGATCGAGCGGATCCTCACCGGCGCCGACCCGACCCGCCGCCGGGCCGCCCGGGCCGGCGCCGGACCGGTCGCGGGTCCGCTCGTGGTAGGTGACGCGGAGTTCGCGCCGGGGACGGAGACGGAGACCGCCGACGCCGACGTCACCCAGGACGCGGAGGCCGCCGTGAGCACCGGTGCGCCGGGCGTCATCGGGCCGACCGCCGACGGGAGCACGGTGGCCGGGCCGGACGAGCAGGCCGGGCACCCGGGCGAGATCACCATGTACTACCAGCCGCAAATCGCCATCGCGACAGGCGAGGTGGTGGGCGTCGAGGCGCTGCTGCGCTGGCGGCACCCGCGCCGGGGCATGGTCGACCCGGGCGAGCTGATCCAGGTCGCCGAGCAGAGCGCCGTGATGCGGCTGCTCACCCGCCGGGTGGTGGACGACGTGGTGGAGCAGCTCGCCAAGTGGTCGGCGGCCGGCCTCACGCTGCGGGCCGCGCTCAACGTCAGCGTCCGTGACCTGCACACCGGTGAGATCGCCGACCAGATCGCCGACCGGCTGACCCGGTACGGCGTGCCGCCGGAGCGCCTCCAGGTGGAGATCACCGAGGGCGCGCTGATGGCCGACCCGCGGCGGGTGCTCGCCAGCATCACCCAGTTGCACCGGATCGGCGTCGGCATCGCGCTCGACGACTTCGGCACCGGCTACTCGTCGCTTCAACACCTGCGCCGGCTCCCGCTGTCCGAGGTGAAGGTGGACCGGTCGTTCGTCCTGGGAATGGCCGACGACCCGGACGACGCGGCGATCGTCCGCTCGACGATCGAGCTGGCCGGCGCGCTCGGGCTGCGGGTGGTGGCCGAGGGGGTGGAGGACGAGCGCACCTGGCGGATGCTGCACGCCGCCGGGTGCGACGTGGCGCAGGGCTGGTTCCACGCCCGGCCGATGCCCGCCGAGGACCTGGTGGCCTGGCTGTCCCGCTACCGTCCGGTGCGCCCGGCGGAGGCGGGGAGCCGCAGCGGTCCGGCGCCGGAGGGGGAGTCGAAGGCGTCGTCGTGACGGCGGGACAATAGACTCGCTCCGGTCACCGCGCGTCATCGAGCACGCCCGTACGCGCGGTCGGCCCACCGCAGACGTCTCAGGACAGCCACGAAGGGGGCACTGATGGCCGCCATCTCCCGCGAGGAGGTCGCGCACCTCGCGCGACTGTCGCGGCTCGCCGTCACGGAGGAGGAACTGGACACCTTCGCCGGCCAGCTGGATGTGATCCTCCAGTCGGTCGCGCAGGTCGGCGAGGTCGCCGCGGCGGACATCCCGCCGACGTCCCACTCCGTGCCGCTGACGAACGTGCTCCGCGAGGACGTGGTGCGGCCCGGCCTGACCCCGCAGGAGGCGCTGTCGGGCGCCCCCGACGCCGAGGAACAGCGGTTCCGCGTACCGCGGATCCTGGACGAGGATGTGGCCTCATGAGCGACCTTACGAAGCTCAGTGCTGTCGAGATCGCCGGACTGGTGGCGAGCGGCGAGACCTCCGCTGTCGAGGTCACCCGGGCCCACCTGGACCGCATCGGTGCCGTCGACGACCGGGTGCACGCGTTCCTGCACGTCGACACCGAGGGGGCCCTCGCGGCCGCGCGCGTCGTGGACGAGCGCCGCGCCGCCGGTGCGGAGCTGGGCCCGCTCGCCGGTGTGCCGGTCGCGGTGAAGGACGTCCTGACCACCAAGGGTGTGCCGACCACTGTCGGTTCGAAGATCCTGGAGGGCTGGCGCCCGCCGTACGACTCGACGATCGTCGAGCGGCTGCGCGACGCCGGCACGGTGATGCTCGGCAAGACCAACATGGACGAGTTCGCGATGGGCTCCTCCACCGAATACTCGGCGTACGGGCCGACCCGTAACCCGTGGGACACCGACCGGATCCCGGGCGGCTCCGGTGGTGGCAGCGCGGCGGCGCTGGCCGCGTACGAGGCGCCGCTGTCGATCGGCTCGGACACCGGCGGCTCGATCCGCCAGCCCGGTGCGGTCACCGGCACGGTCGGCGCGAAGCCCACCTACGGCGGCACCTCCCGCTACGGCCTGGTCGCGTTCTCCTCGTCGCTGGACACACCCGGCCCGTGCGCGCGTACCGTGCTCGACGCCGCGTTGCTCCACCAGGTGATCGGCGGTCACGACCCGCGCGACTCCACCTCGATCCCGGTTCCGGTGCCGGACGTGGTGGCCGCGGCGCGGCTCGGCGCCACCGGCGACCTGACCGGCGTGAAGCTCGGCGTGGTCACCGAGTTCACCGGTGAGGGCGCGGAGCCCGGCGTGATGGCCGCGTTCCGCGACGCCGCCGAGGCGCTGGCGAAGCTGGGCGCCGAGATCGTCGAGGTCTCGTGCCCGAACTTCAAGTACGCGCTGCCGGCGTACTACCTGATCGCGCCGAGCGAGTGCTCCTCCAACCTGGCCCGGTTCGACGGCGTCCGGTTCGGCCTGCGGGTCGGCGACGACGGCAACCGGTCGCTGGAGGAGGTCATGTCGCTGACCCGCGAGGCCGGCTTCGGCCCCGAGGTCAAGCGCCGCATCATGCTCGGCACGTACGCCCTCTCCTCGGGCTACTACGACGCCTACTACGGCCAGGCGCAGAAGGTCCGCACGCTCATCACGCGGGACTTCACCAGTGCGTTCGAGCAGGTCGACGCGCTGATCTCGCCGACCACGCCGTTCGTGGCGTTCCCGATCGGGTCGCGTACCGCCGACCCGTACCAGATGTACCTGGCAGACCTGTTCACCATCCCGACGAACCTGTACGGCGGCCCGGCCATCTCGGTGCCGTGCGGCCTGTCCGACGGGCTCCCGGTCGGCTTCCAGATCATGGCGCCGACCATGGCCGACGACCGGATGTACCGGGTCGCCGCCGCGCTGGAGAACGCCGTCGGCACGCTCACCCCGCCGGCGCTCTGAACCAAGGGGTACGGAGGCGGGCCGCCCGCCTCCGTACCGGACGACGTCCCGCGCCCGGTGCGGTCACCACGACCGCGCCGGGCGCGGCTGTCGTCGCGGCGACACGGTGATCACCGATCAGTGGATTGCCCGGGGTCACTGGCACTGGTCGAATAAACTCCGGGTCTGCTGGATCGACTGGACTGTGGCCCGCTGGCGGACGCGAGCGGTTCCGACCGAGAGCTGGATGTGCGATGGGGACACTTCGCCCGGTCATGGCCCTGACGATGGTCGCGGCGTTGCTGCTGGGCGCCGCGCAGCCCGCCACCGCGCAACCGGCCACCGCCGTCACGGAGACCGTCACCATCACCTCGGGCAAGCCCCGGCCGGTCATGGTCATCGGGCAGGTCTACGCGATCCACACCGTGGAGGCCGCAGGTGGCACCGAGCCGTACCGGTTGTCGGTGACGTCGGGCGGTCTGCCGCCGGGGATGCTCGTGGTGGGGACGTCGCTCGGTGGTGCGCCGACGACGCCCGGCACGTACACGTTCACGTTGCGGATGACCGACCAGAACGACCTCTTCGACGAGCAGACGGCGACCATCGAGGTACGCGAGCCGACTGTCGTCATCACGTCCGGCAAGCCGCGGTCGCCCATGTACCTCGGGCGGGTGTACGCGATCCACACCGTCGAGGCCACAGGCGGCACCGAGCCGTACCGGCTGTCGGTGACGTCGGGCGGTCTGCCGCCGGGGATGCTCGTGGTCGGGACGTCGCTCGGTGGTGCGCCGACGACGCCCGGCACGTACACGTTCACGTTGCGGATGACCGACAAGAACGACCGCTTCGACGAGCAGAACGCCACAGTCGTCGTCGCCGAGGCGAAGACGGCGTTCACCTCCGGCGAACCGCCCGCCGCCACTGCCGGTAAGCCCTACTCGTTCCGGTTCACCGCCGACGGTGACTCGGACATCGCGTTCGCCCTGGCCGCCGGGGCCCTGCCGGGCGGTCTCACCCTCGACGAGGAGGGCCGGCTCCGCGGCACCCCGGGCAGCGCCGGCACGTTCACCTTCACCGTCTCGGCGAAGGGATACAGCACCAGCGCCACGACTGAGGTGTCCCTGACCGTCGCCGCCCCGGCCCCGGCCACCCCCACGGCGACCCCGACCGGCTCGACGCCCACCCCGGCCGCCCCGACTGCGACGCCGACGCCGAGCGATCCGGCCGCCACGCCGTCGGCGAGCAGCAGCACCGTGGCGCCCCAGCCGACGCCCTCGCCGTCGAAGGTGAGTGGCGCGTGGCTGCCGATCACCGGGCCGGGTTCGCCGCTCGTACTGCTGCTGTTGAGCGTCGTGGCCTTCTCCGTCGGCGGCATCCTGCTCGTGCTGGCCTACAACCGCCGGCGGAGCTTCACCGCACCCGAGTGACGCCCGGCCCGGGCCAGGTCGTCGTGGCGGGCCGCCGTGCGGTGATCTCGAAGCCCGGCATCGGGGTGGCCGGGCCAGCCGATTAGGCTGGAACGGTTCTGTCCGGATCGCGCCTGGAGCTCAGATGACGACGACACTGCCCGCGTACGACGAGGTCGTCGCGCGCTTCGAACCGGTGATCGGCCTGGAGACCCACGTCGAGCTGGGCACGAACACCAAGATGTGGTGCGGCTGCCCGACCGACTTCGGCGGCGAGCCGAACACCCGGGTCTGCCCGGTCTGCCTCGGCCTGCCCGGCTCGCTGCCGGTGGCGAACAAGGCCGCCATCGAGGCGACCATCCGGATCGGGCTGGCGTTGAACTGCTCGATCGCCGAGTGGTGCCGGTTCGCCCGGAAGAACTACTTCTACCCGGACATGCCGAAGAACTTCCAGATCAGCCAGTACGACGAGCCGCTGTGCTTCGACGGCTACCTGGACGTCGAGGTGAACGGCGAGCTGGTGCGCATCGGCATCGAGCGGGTGCACCTGGAGGAGGACACCGGCAAGACGCTGCACGTCGGCGGCGCCACCGGTCGCATCCACGGCGCCACCGAATCGCTCGTCGACTACAACCGGGCCGGCATCCCGCTCGTCGAGATCGTCACCAAGCCCATCCCGGGCACCGGCGCGCTCGCGCCCGAGGTCGCCCGCGCGTACGTCACCGAGCTGCGTGACGTGATCCGCTCGCTCGGCGTCTCCGACGTGCGGATGGAGGAGGGCTCGCTGCGCTGCGACGTCAACACGTCGCTGAACCGGCCGGGCGAGGAGTGGGGCACCCGCACCGAGACCAAGAACGTCAACTCGCTGCGTTC
It includes:
- the gatA gene encoding Asp-tRNA(Asn)/Glu-tRNA(Gln) amidotransferase subunit GatA, translating into MSDLTKLSAVEIAGLVASGETSAVEVTRAHLDRIGAVDDRVHAFLHVDTEGALAAARVVDERRAAGAELGPLAGVPVAVKDVLTTKGVPTTVGSKILEGWRPPYDSTIVERLRDAGTVMLGKTNMDEFAMGSSTEYSAYGPTRNPWDTDRIPGGSGGGSAAALAAYEAPLSIGSDTGGSIRQPGAVTGTVGAKPTYGGTSRYGLVAFSSSLDTPGPCARTVLDAALLHQVIGGHDPRDSTSIPVPVPDVVAAARLGATGDLTGVKLGVVTEFTGEGAEPGVMAAFRDAAEALAKLGAEIVEVSCPNFKYALPAYYLIAPSECSSNLARFDGVRFGLRVGDDGNRSLEEVMSLTREAGFGPEVKRRIMLGTYALSSGYYDAYYGQAQKVRTLITRDFTSAFEQVDALISPTTPFVAFPIGSRTADPYQMYLADLFTIPTNLYGGPAISVPCGLSDGLPVGFQIMAPTMADDRMYRVAAALENAVGTLTPPAL
- the gatC gene encoding Asp-tRNA(Asn)/Glu-tRNA(Gln) amidotransferase subunit GatC; the protein is MAAISREEVAHLARLSRLAVTEEELDTFAGQLDVILQSVAQVGEVAAADIPPTSHSVPLTNVLREDVVRPGLTPQEALSGAPDAEEQRFRVPRILDEDVAS
- a CDS encoding putative Ig domain-containing protein; translation: MALTMVAALLLGAAQPATAQPATAVTETVTITSGKPRPVMVIGQVYAIHTVEAAGGTEPYRLSVTSGGLPPGMLVVGTSLGGAPTTPGTYTFTLRMTDQNDLFDEQTATIEVREPTVVITSGKPRSPMYLGRVYAIHTVEATGGTEPYRLSVTSGGLPPGMLVVGTSLGGAPTTPGTYTFTLRMTDKNDRFDEQNATVVVAEAKTAFTSGEPPAATAGKPYSFRFTADGDSDIAFALAAGALPGGLTLDEEGRLRGTPGSAGTFTFTVSAKGYSTSATTEVSLTVAAPAPATPTATPTGSTPTPAAPTATPTPSDPAATPSASSSTVAPQPTPSPSKVSGAWLPITGPGSPLVLLLLSVVAFSVGGILLVLAYNRRRSFTAPE